In the genome of Daucus carota subsp. sativus chromosome 9, DH1 v3.0, whole genome shotgun sequence, the window tgacAGATTTTCCATTATTGAGGCTTGTATGAGGCAAAGAAAAACGACGCTTCTTAGGCAAATTTGGCTGCTCCTTGGTCTCCTCAATCAACCCCTTCTCTTCCTTCTTCTCCCCTTCATCATAAGTGTCAAGCTGAAGAAGCTCTGGTTCAGAACCAACCTTACTCAAGACATctttaaaagattcaaaataGTGGTTTCCTTTAACTAATTTTCTTGAAAACTTCTCAACACAAGGAGGAAGAAAGACCAGAGAAGCTTTGTTTTTTGGCTGTTCTGAGTGCCATCCTCTTGCCAGCAAACGGGGCCAGACGGCTTCCCAAAACAAATCACTAGACTGAACTTTGGTTAAACGACAACGTCCAGTCAGAATCTTCACAATCTCAGCAACAGGTATCCGCACAGGCCTACGGACCATGCTTGTTAGATCTCGGTTTCCTTTTCCAATGGCAACTGAATTAACAAAGGTTTCCAACCCAACAATAGATTTTATAGAGAACACATATTCGGTTAGCGACATGTCCTTCTCTGCATATTTTTCAGTCACCTGCCAATTGAGCTTCACTCACATTAAATAGCCACTAACCATTAAATCCCCTATATATGTCAGGCAGTGAAAATCATTAATTAATACACGAACTTCACTCACATTAAATAGCCACTAACCATTAACTCGATCCACCAATCAATAATGGTGATATCCAAAACATGTATAGGGATCTTAATTAAAAATCACAGATATTTTTTAGAGTAAAAAATCGAGTTATAAACTTCCCTGACAAGAACAAAAAGTGTTAAGTAATATGTACTATCCGTGCACAAACTCTGGTCGAATATTAAATAGACGATCTTACCTGCTGCAGAATCCTGCATTGTGTATTTGTTTTTTAAGTTGACTGGGTAGTGTGAGCATTACAAATATTCCTACAACTAAAATTTTCTACTCGGAAAAAAGAGAGTATAGTTAATAAATTACCTCCCTCAGCAGTTTCTGCCTTTCCTCGGAGACCTGAGGACTCAGACGAGATAATAGTTCCTGATGCCTGAAACCTTTGAATAACCATGTGCCATATGCACGCTTCCCTTTTCTGCCTTCACCACACGTTGACCATGTATTAAATCCAGAGGACTTATAAAACGCTGTGTAGTAGAAAAACAATAATTCTCCCATTTTTTTACTTCCAACAAATTCCTTCAGCTCAACAAACTTCTTCTTAAAGAGGTACAAGCCAAGGAGAAAGCTTGCCTCTTCTGTATCATTCCATAAATCACGGCAGACCCCAGGAACCAAAACGTAACATGGATCTGTTGAAAGCGAGTCAGTTGATTGCGCAGAAAAGTCCAGCCTttcatctttctttttctctgaGACAGTGCTGATATCTCTGATCAATGTGACTGGTACTGGTAATCGGGCACATGATCTTCGTTTTCTGTGTCAACCGGCCTGTTAAGATAGCTACTGTACTCAGGTCCTGTTATAAGGTCTGGAATTTGAGCCTGGAATTCTCTACCAACACGAGGAAGCAATACCATCTGATAAAAAAATGTCGATCAATATTACAAAATGATGAAATTCAATATTACTAAACCTTATAATATGAGGAGGAGCTAATATAAGGGGATAAAGCTACTGTATGCAGAGTTTATTTCATACAAATGagtgcaaatatatatatagatgccTCTAATTAAATAGAAGTAAGAAATATTTTGTACCAACAAAAGAGTAAACATAAACACTGATCTACTAAAGCATTGAGAAAAGCATAAAAAGCATTGAGAAATATTTAATAGTTATTCTCACTTGGAAACATatgttcaattttaaaatttaaacagacAAGAACACGGGTTTGAGAAGAAAAATGATTTGATCTTCCTAATTGTTTGAATGAGTATAATACCTGctgtatatgttttagcatAGTGAATACCGTACAATTCAGTTACAAGAAGACAAGGTTTCAAGGAGGTAGCTAGATATGCTTGACTATATACACATGAATTTTAATAGTAtcaacttaattttatatgaactTCATTCCAAGAACTGTGTGTTTTAATCTTCATTCCAATAAAAGGTggccatttttaatatatcttgCACAGCTCAAAGATTATGTTACATAACATATAAGATCTCCAAATTCTTTTCCCTAGCAATTTAGTTTCATTGTCATTTTAACAGATTGAAGATCGAAGATTGAAGGAGTCCTTTCAAAACATGTAATAAACTGGACCGGGGAGTACATCATTCAACAagcatttttatattaaaactaacACTTTCAAGGCCAAACATGAATAgcatatgtaattaaaaaataaataataaatataaacttgCTCCAGTGTTAATCTGCTCATGTCCAGCAGTTTAGATGTGATAAGTCATTGTAACTGATAATCCTAGAAAGTCTTATGTATGTTCTCGAATTATATGAAGAGCCTTTATAAGGTGCTCCAGTAATTTGTAATTTAGTATCCAGCAATAACAGATATATATACACCAATTCCCAGTCACATATTTAAGCCTACTTCATATTAGAGTATTGCAATTATTGTTATCACACCCAAGGACGGGGACCAGGGCCTCGGGACGGTTCACACGATTGGCAGTTTTctcttgataaaacacacaAGCGTGCGCACGTGCGTGCATTTGCGTCGGTGCGTTGGGGCGCCGGCGCCGGCGCCTTGGCACGCCGTCGGGACGCCCGAGGCCTCGGCATGGGTGCCAACGGTTCTGCGGGCCCATGGTGTTAGGGTGATTCTCAATATTTTGGGCACGTTTAGCCTTGTTGACGGCTATTCTGCAGAGCTGACGTATGTTCGGCTAAACGATGATTGTCGATGATTTTCAAACAAAACTTGGGTTTATTTTCTAAAGAAAAAGATGAAGTTTTTGGAGcatctaaaatttttaaatctttGGTTGAGAGAGAAAGTGGATGCTTTATTAAATCTCTAAGAAGTGATGGAGGTGAAGAGTTTACCTGTAAAGAATTTTGTCAGTTTTGCTAGGAAAATAGGATAAGGCTTCTACTCACTGTTCCAAGATCTTCACAACATAACGGAGTTGTGGAATGAAAAAATAGGACCATTTTAAATATGGTTCGAAGTATGCTTAAAAGTAAAAGCATGCCGATATATGGAATTCCGGGCTGAACCGGTAGAATGTGTATATTTATCAAACCTATGTGCCTGAAGAGTGTACATGGTTTGGCACATGAACAAGCATGGAGAGGGGAAAGACCTGATGTTTCTCACTTGTGTGAATTTGGGAGCATCACTTGTACATGTTCCAGATTAAAAAAGGACTAAGCTTGATCCAAAAAGTGAGAAATTCgtttttattattggatatgtaCCTGGTACAATGGGCTACAAGTTTTATAATCCTTCTACCGGAAAACTCGTAATCAATAGAGATTCTCATTTTGATGGAAAAAAAACATGGATTTGGGAGGTGCCTGAAAATGAGGTGTACATCATCTTTCCTCGTCAAGAAGAAGAAA includes:
- the LOC108201607 gene encoding uncharacterized protein LOC108201607 — protein: MVLLPRVGREFQAQIPDLITGPEYKKKKDERLDFSAQSTDSLSTDPCYVLVPGVCRDLWNDTEEASFLLGLYLFKKKFVELKEFVGSKKMGELLFFYYTAFYKSSGFNTWSTCGEGRKGKRAYGTWLFKGFRHQELLSRLSPQVSEERQKLLREVTEKYAEKDMSLTEYVFSIKSIVGLETFVNSVAIGKGNRDLTSMVRRPVRIPVAEIVKILTGRCRLTKVQSSDLFWEAVWPRLLARGWHSEQPKNKASLVFLPPCVEKFSRKLVKGNHYFESFKDVLSKVGSEPELLQLDTYDEGEKKEEKGLIEETKEQPNLPKKRRFSLPHTSLNNGKSVKSKKLKTLPSEMIIVSRHSEEDTSFVSTIKSNCIQNVSVDQQTSSSNQLVRIDGPETITKAEKQKKLYDDKQAPELVDIQLSQKLKRDNLDTSLSFRESHRTTTACTNEDTGSDRSTFPLVPRFGYLVHGGCSDVLDPNSKAFSQVGSSQNRRPFTSSPKRNPCGSTTRASQDDDSYDQENSQSGMFMTNLANVQDDITSTQQDACCALQTSADKSAPEQPIYMNSRRQSTRNKLPTARALEALVDGDLTVKRRRK